In Armatimonadia bacterium, the following proteins share a genomic window:
- a CDS encoding Cof-type HAD-IIB family hydrolase, whose amino-acid sequence MPDIRLIGIDLDGTLVLNAHEVSQRNIDAIRAATAQGVTVAIATGRPHSSAEQFVERLGLEGVPIISYNGALIRRPGDSEPLYSRPVPADLAAQIVQYCVDRRYHIHYYLNDIMYVTRMSAWSRLYWSRTGVLPVPAGDLRRFDGQEPTKILVCVPPEDAETVLSEGQQQHGERLFVTRSMPEYIEFLNAEAGKGKALQWLAAHLGIPMEQTMGMGDMLNDLELVQMSGFGVAMVYAQEPVKAAAKYVAESGPEGVGEAIEKFVLH is encoded by the coding sequence TTGCCCGACATCCGTTTGATCGGGATCGACCTCGACGGAACCCTGGTACTCAATGCCCACGAGGTCTCCCAACGCAACATCGATGCCATCAGGGCCGCAACCGCCCAGGGCGTGACGGTCGCCATCGCCACAGGTCGTCCTCACAGCTCCGCCGAGCAGTTCGTGGAGCGTCTGGGGCTCGAAGGCGTGCCGATCATCTCCTACAACGGCGCACTGATCCGCAGGCCCGGCGACTCGGAGCCCCTCTACAGCCGACCGGTACCGGCCGACCTGGCAGCGCAGATCGTCCAGTACTGTGTAGACCGACGGTACCACATCCATTACTATCTGAACGACATAATGTACGTGACACGGATGTCGGCGTGGTCGCGGCTTTACTGGTCGCGCACGGGCGTCCTGCCCGTTCCGGCCGGGGATCTGCGCCGCTTTGATGGTCAGGAGCCGACGAAGATACTCGTCTGCGTGCCGCCGGAGGATGCCGAGACCGTGCTGTCGGAGGGGCAGCAACAGCACGGTGAGCGCCTGTTCGTCACGCGGTCGATGCCCGAGTACATCGAGTTCCTCAACGCCGAGGCCGGGAAGGGCAAGGCCCTGCAGTGGCTGGCCGCACACCTGGGCATCCCGATGGAGCAGACCATGGGCATGGGCGACATGCTCAACGACCTGGAGCTCGTGCAGATGTCGGGCTTCGGCGTGGCGATGGTCTATGCTCAGGAGCCGGTGAAGGCGGCGGCGAAGTACGTGGCAGAGAGTGGCCCTGAAGGCGTGGGCGAAGCGATAGAGAAGTTCGTCCTGCACTAG
- a CDS encoding arylsulfatase produces the protein MTRRHFLSSTGLGVAGLLGSTGLLPDFAQAAAGSRKPPNIVLIMADDMGFSDIGCYGSEISTPNLDSLAAKGVRFTQFYSYARCCPTRASLLTGLHPHQAGVGHMVGDYKVPGYRGFLNDRCVTLAEVLREAGYHTLMSGKWHVGEQRPHWPVDRGFERYFGLISGASNYFRLETGRTFARDDQPYTPDSSGFYITDAFGEAACQYVQEYAAKENPFFLYLAFTSPHWPLHAWPEDIARYRGKYLCGWDELRERRYRRQIEMGLVDAKWPLTPRDEQAPPWAEVADKEERDLRMAIYAAQIDRMDYNIGRVMAQVRSAGVEEDTLVMFLADNGGCAERIERGEKGAVTGTADSYVSYGLPWANASNTPFRLYKHWVHEGGISSPFIAYWPSVIRNHGGILRNQFGHLVDVMATCVDVSGAEYPTTYKGKPIQPMEGRSLTHLLRGQQRERPLHDVMCWEHEGNKAVRKGRWKLVSRYPARWELYDMAEDRTEMRDLADRCPEKVREMVGDYEDWARRCKVIPWQDLKRS, from the coding sequence ATGACCCGTCGGCATTTCCTCAGCTCCACCGGACTGGGCGTTGCCGGGCTCCTCGGAAGCACCGGGCTTCTGCCGGACTTCGCACAGGCCGCTGCGGGTAGCAGGAAGCCGCCCAATATCGTCCTCATCATGGCCGATGACATGGGGTTCTCCGACATCGGCTGTTACGGCTCTGAGATTTCCACACCCAACCTGGATTCCCTTGCCGCAAAAGGCGTGCGCTTCACCCAGTTCTACAGCTATGCCCGTTGCTGTCCGACCCGGGCGTCGCTGCTCACCGGCCTGCACCCTCACCAGGCAGGCGTCGGTCACATGGTGGGCGACTACAAGGTTCCGGGCTACCGGGGCTTTCTCAATGATCGCTGCGTGACCCTTGCCGAGGTACTGCGGGAGGCGGGCTACCACACGCTCATGAGCGGGAAGTGGCATGTGGGTGAGCAGCGTCCGCACTGGCCCGTGGACCGGGGCTTCGAGCGTTACTTCGGCCTGATCAGCGGGGCCTCCAACTACTTCCGACTCGAGACGGGCCGCACCTTTGCGCGGGATGACCAGCCGTATACCCCTGACAGTTCCGGCTTCTACATCACCGACGCTTTCGGTGAGGCAGCCTGCCAGTATGTGCAGGAGTACGCGGCGAAGGAAAACCCGTTCTTCCTGTACCTGGCCTTCACGTCGCCGCACTGGCCGCTGCACGCCTGGCCCGAGGACATCGCGCGGTACCGCGGCAAGTACCTGTGCGGCTGGGATGAGCTGCGGGAGCGTCGTTACCGGCGGCAGATTGAGATGGGGCTGGTCGACGCGAAGTGGCCGCTGACACCTCGGGATGAGCAGGCTCCGCCCTGGGCTGAGGTGGCGGACAAGGAAGAGCGCGACCTGCGCATGGCCATCTACGCCGCCCAGATCGACCGGATGGACTACAACATCGGGAGGGTCATGGCGCAGGTCCGGTCAGCCGGCGTGGAGGAGGACACCCTGGTGATGTTCCTCGCCGACAACGGCGGCTGTGCGGAGAGGATCGAGCGCGGCGAGAAGGGCGCTGTGACGGGCACGGCCGACTCCTATGTTAGCTACGGCCTGCCCTGGGCCAATGCCAGCAACACGCCTTTCCGGTTGTACAAGCACTGGGTGCATGAAGGCGGGATCTCGTCGCCCTTCATCGCCTACTGGCCGTCCGTGATCCGCAACCACGGCGGCATCCTCCGCAACCAGTTCGGTCACCTGGTGGACGTGATGGCTACCTGCGTCGATGTCAGCGGCGCGGAGTACCCGACGACCTACAAGGGCAAGCCGATTCAGCCCATGGAGGGTCGCAGCCTGACCCACCTCCTGCGCGGCCAGCAGCGTGAGCGACCGCTGCATGACGTGATGTGCTGGGAGCATGAAGGCAACAAGGCCGTGCGCAAGGGTCGGTGGAAACTGGTGTCGCGGTATCCGGCGAGGTGGGAGCTGTATGACATGGCGGAGGACCGGACCGAGATGCGCGACCTTGCAGACCGCTGCCCGGAGAAGGTGCGGGAGATGGTCGGCGACTACGAGGACTGGGCTCGACGGTGCAAGGTCATCCCGTGGCAGGACCTGAAGCGGTCGTGA
- a CDS encoding carbohydrate kinase family protein, producing MAYDILCLGEVNVDLILSGVDRLPNFGEEVLADAVGMHVGGSTANVAIFASRLGMKVALRARVGKDDFGDFLLAELEKIGVSTELIVRDPELRTGITVSLSGARDRAFVTYLGTIDSLTAADAEDDLLRQARHVHIGSYFMQQKLRPDVPRVLARAQELGLSTSLDTGYDPFEEWDGGIQEALRYASVFVPNEVEGPAIARTEDPRAAARKLSESGAAIAMKLGAEGSLLVDAKGEHFAPGYSISVVDTTCCGDAFNAGFLTAMLAGKSPRECLQWGNAAGARIAGGSGAAVNRLSVDQIEALVQG from the coding sequence ATGGCTTACGACATCCTGTGCCTTGGCGAAGTGAACGTTGACCTCATCCTCTCGGGCGTGGACCGACTCCCGAACTTCGGCGAGGAGGTGCTGGCGGACGCGGTCGGGATGCACGTGGGCGGTTCGACGGCCAACGTGGCGATCTTCGCCTCGCGCCTGGGGATGAAGGTGGCACTCCGGGCACGGGTCGGCAAGGACGACTTCGGCGACTTCCTGCTCGCGGAACTCGAGAAGATCGGCGTCTCGACGGAGCTGATCGTGCGTGACCCCGAGCTGCGGACGGGCATCACCGTGTCGCTGTCCGGAGCCAGGGACCGGGCTTTCGTGACCTATCTGGGCACGATCGACTCCCTGACGGCGGCCGATGCGGAGGACGACCTGCTGCGGCAGGCGCGGCACGTGCACATCGGCAGCTATTTCATGCAGCAGAAGCTGCGGCCGGACGTGCCCAGGGTGCTGGCGCGGGCACAGGAACTGGGACTGTCGACGTCGCTGGACACCGGCTATGACCCCTTCGAGGAGTGGGACGGCGGGATCCAGGAGGCTCTGCGCTACGCAAGCGTGTTCGTCCCTAACGAGGTCGAGGGACCGGCCATCGCGAGGACCGAGGATCCCCGAGCGGCGGCTCGGAAGCTGTCGGAGTCCGGAGCGGCGATTGCGATGAAGCTCGGGGCTGAAGGGTCGCTGCTGGTCGACGCAAAGGGCGAGCACTTCGCACCGGGCTACAGCATTTCCGTGGTGGATACGACCTGCTGCGGTGACGCCTTCAACGCGGGATTCCTGACCGCGATGCTGGCCGGCAAGAGCCCGCGGGAGTGCTTGCAGTGGGGCAACGCCGCAGGCGCCCGGATTGCCGGTGGCTCCGGCGCTGCCGTGAACCGGCTGAGTGTCGACCAGATCGAGGCGCTCGTGCAAGGGTAG
- a CDS encoding formylglycine-generating enzyme family protein: MGDLRISCGCRCLALRGTCLLGLLLAGAVTCLPVLAENPWPMNADQAQTLQQEAAHQLASGTEKALELAPGITLTLVLVPTGQFTMGAPDGESPLDPDEGPQSQVRITKPFWMARCEVTNQLYRLFDPAHDSRTIDTNWKDRVGPGIGANADQQPVIRISWYEAMSFCRWLSERTGLAFRLPTEPEWEWACRAGTASPWQCSADDLFRYANYADSSVASVKPWALRDAAHNDGERVSAAVGKYLPNAWGLCDLHGNVAEWCSSLYRPYPYTASAETTDPQITDASQAPVDPGARVVRGGSWDDRPLRARSAARQSYQPDLRVYNVGFRVVCAALPGK, encoded by the coding sequence ATGGGCGACCTCCGCATCTCCTGTGGTTGCCGCTGCCTGGCTCTGCGAGGCACCTGTCTCCTCGGCCTCCTGCTCGCCGGAGCAGTGACCTGCCTGCCGGTGTTGGCCGAGAACCCCTGGCCGATGAATGCCGACCAGGCCCAGACGCTCCAGCAGGAAGCCGCTCACCAGCTCGCGAGCGGCACCGAGAAGGCCCTGGAGCTGGCCCCCGGAATCACCCTCACTCTCGTCCTCGTCCCCACAGGGCAGTTCACGATGGGGGCACCCGACGGCGAGTCACCTCTCGATCCTGACGAGGGGCCACAGAGTCAGGTCCGCATCACAAAGCCCTTCTGGATGGCCAGGTGCGAGGTCACGAACCAGCTCTATCGCCTATTCGACCCCGCCCATGACAGCCGCACCATCGACACGAACTGGAAGGACCGAGTCGGGCCGGGAATCGGCGCCAACGCCGATCAGCAGCCGGTGATCCGCATCTCCTGGTACGAGGCGATGAGCTTCTGCCGCTGGCTTTCAGAGCGAACCGGGTTGGCCTTCCGGCTTCCCACGGAGCCGGAGTGGGAATGGGCCTGCCGGGCCGGAACCGCCTCGCCGTGGCAGTGCAGCGCCGACGACCTGTTCCGCTATGCCAACTACGCCGACAGCAGTGTGGCGTCCGTGAAGCCCTGGGCCTTGCGCGATGCCGCGCACAATGATGGGGAGCGTGTCTCGGCGGCGGTGGGCAAGTATCTGCCCAATGCCTGGGGGTTGTGCGATCTGCACGGGAATGTCGCAGAGTGGTGCAGCAGCTTGTACCGGCCCTATCCCTACACAGCCTCCGCCGAAACGACCGACCCGCAGATCACCGATGCCTCGCAGGCTCCGGTCGATCCGGGGGCGAGAGTGGTTCGCGGAGGCTCCTGGGATGATCGGCCGCTGCGGGCGCGCTCAGCCGCTCGGCAGAGCTACCAGCCGGACTTGCGGGTCTACAACGTCGGCTTCCGCGTGGTCTGTGCCGCGCTGCCCGGCAAGTAG
- a CDS encoding sulfatase, producing MPRSHPNIVFVFADQMRACDAGFMGNPQVHTPNMDRLAAEGVTFTHAVSACPVCTPYRAALLTGRHNLSNGMVLNDVRLPVTERSIAHVLNEAGYDTAYIGKWHLDGPHRSAFTPPGPRRQGFGYWAVSNCCHNYMHSFYYRDDPEPIWIEGYDADHFTDLTVDYVRSHQEQPFCVFLSFGPPHDPCLLMPDSYHVHNPADIKLRPNVKNCDPREEIAGYYSHIAALDRNLGRIMAAVDESGLADDTIVVFTSDHGDMLGSQGMHRKQKPWDESIMVPYAMRWPGHSPAGKRTDSLLNVPDLMPTLLDLAQVPIPETVEGESLAQAALTGEHCGPESAFIYNLCPFIEPIPEWRGVRTVRYTYVKTLEGPWLLYDNEADPYQLKNLVNSPEVAGVQAHLEDELQGWLRRTGDDFRPRDEYWRRFGYTVDDKFQYPMEGRQFGLVPEP from the coding sequence ATGCCTCGCAGTCATCCCAATATCGTCTTCGTCTTCGCCGACCAGATGCGCGCCTGTGATGCCGGATTCATGGGCAACCCGCAGGTTCACACCCCGAACATGGACCGGCTCGCGGCCGAGGGCGTGACCTTTACCCATGCGGTCTCCGCCTGTCCTGTGTGTACGCCCTATCGCGCTGCGCTGCTCACCGGCCGACACAACCTGAGCAATGGCATGGTGCTCAACGACGTGCGTCTCCCGGTCACGGAGCGGTCGATCGCACACGTCCTCAACGAGGCGGGCTATGACACCGCCTACATCGGCAAGTGGCACCTCGATGGGCCTCATCGCTCGGCCTTCACACCGCCGGGACCGCGTCGGCAGGGGTTCGGCTACTGGGCCGTCTCCAACTGCTGCCACAACTACATGCACTCCTTCTACTACCGTGACGACCCGGAGCCAATCTGGATCGAGGGCTACGATGCCGACCATTTCACCGACCTCACCGTCGACTACGTGCGCAGCCACCAGGAGCAGCCCTTCTGCGTGTTCCTGTCCTTCGGACCGCCGCATGACCCGTGCTTGCTGATGCCCGATTCGTACCATGTGCACAACCCGGCCGACATCAAGCTTCGCCCGAACGTAAAGAACTGCGATCCGCGGGAGGAAATCGCGGGCTACTACTCGCATATAGCAGCCCTCGACCGCAACCTGGGTCGGATCATGGCCGCCGTAGACGAGTCGGGCCTCGCCGACGACACCATCGTCGTCTTCACCTCCGACCATGGCGACATGCTGGGCAGTCAGGGGATGCACCGCAAACAGAAGCCCTGGGACGAGAGTATCATGGTGCCCTATGCCATGCGTTGGCCCGGGCATTCCCCTGCCGGGAAGCGCACGGACTCACTGCTGAATGTGCCCGACCTGATGCCGACGCTGCTGGATCTGGCGCAGGTGCCGATCCCGGAGACCGTCGAGGGAGAGAGCCTGGCTCAGGCGGCCCTGACCGGCGAACACTGCGGGCCCGAGTCCGCCTTCATCTACAACCTCTGCCCCTTCATCGAGCCGATTCCGGAGTGGCGTGGTGTGCGGACCGTGCGCTATACCTATGTCAAGACGCTGGAGGGTCCCTGGCTGCTATACGACAACGAGGCCGACCCCTACCAGCTCAAGAACCTGGTCAACTCGCCCGAAGTCGCCGGGGTGCAGGCACACCTGGAGGACGAGCTCCAGGGTTGGCTGCGCAGGACCGGAGACGATTTCCGCCCCCGAGACGAGTACTGGCGGCGCTTCGGGTATACGGTGGATGACAAGTTCCAGTACCCCATGGAAGGCAGGCAGTTCGGGCTCGTGCCCGAGCCATGA